The Pseudomonas viciae genomic interval CGATACTTCCATTGGCCTCCAATGCCTTGCCAATGTCCTTGGCAGCTTCCAGGGTAGAACTCAGTGCACGGTTTTTAAGCTCCTGCGCAGTACACCGGACCGAAGGGGCGGCAATACTGATCGCCCCTACGGGGTATCCATCGATATCCAGTACGGGGACCGCAAGAATTCTCAGGCCATCGGTGAACAGGGATTCGGTCAAGACGAAGCCATCGTCGCGAATTTGCTCGAGCAGTTCGGCCAGCGGACGCTCAAGGACATGTGGCTTCATGATGAATGGCGTTGTCGGTGTGAGTTCCTGGACTTTCTGCACCTGTTGCTCCGGCAGGAAGGCAAGGATCGACTGGCCGATAGCCGTCTGAGTTGCAGGCACCGTGGTGCCGATACGGATATCCACACCCAGCCGGGTGATGCCCGCCCGCACCCGCTCCAGGTAGAGCACATCGGCGCCCTGCAGGACGGCAAAGCTGGCAGCTTCACTGGTTTCACTGACCAGGCTTCGAAGGATAGGCCGCACGATGCTGCGCAAATCAGTCCGGGCAATGGCGTGGAAGCCTAGATCCAGCACCTTGAGCGTCAACGCAAAACGGCGGCTTTCCGGAATCCTTGAGACATACCCCAAATCGACCAAGGTATTGAGCATGCGGAAGGTCGTACC includes:
- a CDS encoding IclR family transcriptional regulator, yielding MIKIPKRSEGSADSIQGWDEKKARSTVQSLAKGFRVLESFTAENDELTLSQIAATADLDPGTTFRMLNTLVDLGYVSRIPESRRFALTLKVLDLGFHAIARTDLRSIVRPILRSLVSETSEAASFAVLQGADVLYLERVRAGITRLGVDIRIGTTVPATQTAIGQSILAFLPEQQVQKVQELTPTTPFIMKPHVLERPLAELLEQIRDDGFVLTESLFTDGLRILAVPVLDIDGYPVGAISIAAPSVRCTAQELKNRALSSTLEAAKDIGKALEANGSIGSNF